In the genome of Fusobacterium necrogenes, one region contains:
- a CDS encoding PD-(D/E)XK nuclease family protein → MGINFRYIDYGVKFIDIYSRKDEKEREKLYIFSDNRMKDIFSKKMSEKLFEESATLITMEEFKDRIFYTDKIILKEAKRILAFFKCISQNIKDELGIVTYYDVIDIANNFFAYYRELLVNEVEELSEYPHWQKKYLGYFSEIKKFFDKLCEEYNYLPSDWLERRENYRDIWLENFSKIIFVDMVEFPKIYVELIKELSSKKEIEIAIQMKKGDFNEKEFKINRVSIPEKIKNIEVYQFKDELEEALSLIYLKKIEKYEIYSPAPERNIFSKIFPSYFVPSQNFTMNDTKLYKFLNIQLDIISSEEEKLGRVYQISKFLSAFEERIFKDYYNISEVEFNLLNSCAMEGYKYISRKILQEEWFEKNMPLDFLDKLNEIIFDIESITYISNTNELYIYFKEHIKMERFIEENLDNTDIFDKFFEIFGIIKSNEVMKIHSNFNEYFGDKMGIALYRLLIQYMKDLTIKSNIKYGQDIVLIKGMDFVRYSEEYKDINYFLDITDEYLPKNLNDNLILTEKQRKELGITTKEEKREIERYRFFQAIFSEKDCVIFTKKDEEKGVEISPFLEEIILKYSLPLLKTPVQNRNSINMLKKSLVGVELGYSQSSDERYIKDSEDFKEGKLQIGAYDYDNLIKCPLSFYFSNIEGLTHTLKYEDKDISSRVLGIIVHKVLEEYVNSIWKKVLQDGIGEVEYSEVEERMKKAFKKERAKIPLHMDNYCEEIMIPIISRNIVRFFKDLKANYEGIAIKRFQSEKSSYENTPFYSGDIDVYLRGRADLVIESEIGNEIIDYKTGNKQDGQLDYYTIILYGESGQAKKLVFNAWKGKIEREDKVVLTREKLEENIKNFVDSQEYMRAEKKTPCTTCEYYNICGRGRE, encoded by the coding sequence ATGGGTATAAATTTTAGATATATAGATTATGGAGTAAAATTCATAGATATTTATTCAAGAAAAGATGAAAAGGAAAGAGAAAAGCTCTATATATTTTCAGATAACAGAATGAAGGATATCTTTTCTAAAAAAATGTCAGAAAAGCTCTTTGAGGAGTCAGCAACTCTTATAACTATGGAAGAGTTCAAGGATAGAATTTTTTATACAGATAAGATTATTTTAAAAGAGGCTAAGAGAATCTTAGCCTTTTTCAAGTGTATATCACAAAATATAAAAGATGAGCTTGGAATAGTTACTTACTATGATGTGATAGATATAGCTAACAATTTTTTTGCTTATTATAGAGAGCTATTGGTAAATGAGGTGGAAGAATTAAGTGAATATCCCCATTGGCAAAAAAAATATTTAGGATATTTTTCAGAGATAAAAAAATTCTTTGATAAATTGTGTGAGGAGTACAACTATCTTCCAAGTGATTGGTTAGAAAGAAGAGAAAATTATAGAGATATATGGTTAGAGAACTTTAGTAAGATAATATTTGTAGATATGGTGGAGTTTCCTAAAATATATGTAGAGCTTATAAAAGAGTTGAGTAGTAAAAAAGAGATAGAGATAGCTATACAGATGAAAAAGGGAGATTTTAATGAGAAAGAGTTTAAAATAAATAGAGTAAGTATTCCAGAGAAAATAAAAAATATAGAGGTATATCAATTTAAAGATGAGTTAGAGGAGGCTTTATCACTGATTTATCTAAAAAAAATAGAAAAATATGAGATATACTCTCCAGCTCCTGAAAGAAATATTTTCTCAAAAATCTTTCCTAGTTATTTTGTTCCATCACAAAATTTTACAATGAATGATACAAAACTATACAAATTTTTAAATATTCAGTTAGATATAATATCAAGTGAAGAGGAAAAGTTAGGAAGAGTCTATCAAATCTCTAAGTTTCTTTCTGCTTTTGAAGAGAGAATATTTAAAGATTATTATAATATAAGTGAAGTGGAGTTTAATCTTTTAAATAGTTGTGCTATGGAAGGGTATAAGTATATCTCAAGAAAAATCTTACAAGAGGAGTGGTTTGAAAAAAATATGCCACTGGACTTTTTAGACAAATTAAATGAGATTATCTTTGATATAGAGAGTATTACCTATATTTCCAATACCAATGAGCTATATATCTATTTTAAAGAGCATATAAAGATGGAAAGATTTATTGAGGAGAATCTGGATAATACAGATATTTTTGATAAATTTTTTGAAATATTTGGGATAATAAAAAGTAATGAGGTAATGAAAATTCACTCTAATTTCAATGAGTATTTTGGAGATAAGATGGGAATAGCTCTCTATAGACTTCTTATCCAATATATGAAGGATTTAACAATAAAGAGTAATATAAAATATGGACAAGATATCGTTCTTATAAAGGGAATGGACTTTGTAAGATATAGTGAGGAATATAAGGATATCAACTATTTTTTAGATATAACAGATGAGTATCTACCTAAAAATTTAAATGATAATCTAATTTTGACAGAGAAGCAGAGAAAAGAACTAGGTATTACCACCAAAGAGGAGAAAAGAGAGATAGAAAGATATAGATTTTTTCAAGCTATATTTAGTGAAAAAGATTGTGTAATCTTTACTAAGAAAGATGAAGAGAAAGGTGTAGAGATATCTCCATTTTTAGAGGAGATAATATTGAAATACTCCCTACCTCTTTTAAAAACTCCTGTACAAAATAGAAATAGTATCAATATGCTAAAAAAATCTCTAGTAGGGGTGGAGTTGGGATATTCTCAAAGTAGTGATGAAAGATACATAAAAGATTCTGAAGATTTCAAAGAGGGAAAACTTCAAATAGGAGCCTATGACTATGATAATCTTATAAAATGTCCACTTAGTTTTTATTTCTCCAATATAGAGGGATTAACTCATACTCTGAAATATGAGGATAAAGATATCAGTAGTAGAGTCTTAGGAATAATAGTACATAAAGTCTTAGAAGAGTATGTAAACTCCATTTGGAAAAAAGTTTTACAAGATGGAATAGGAGAGGTAGAGTATTCTGAAGTGGAAGAAAGAATGAAAAAAGCTTTTAAAAAGGAGAGAGCTAAGATACCTCTACATATGGACAACTATTGTGAAGAGATAATGATACCTATAATAAGCAGAAATATAGTGAGATTTTTTAAAGATTTAAAAGCAAACTATGAGGGGATAGCTATTAAAAGATTTCAAAGTGAGAAGAGTTCCTATGAAAATACTCCATTTTATTCTGGAGATATAGATGTATATCTGAGAGGAAGAGCGGACTTGGTAATAGAGAGTGAGATAGGTAACGAGATAATAGATTATAAGACGGGAAATAAGCAAGATGGACAGTTAGATTACTATACAATAATACTGTATGGAGAGTCTGGACAAGCTAAGAAATTGGTATTTAATGCTTGGAAAGGAAAGATAGAGAGAGAAGATAAGGTAGTTCTTACAAGGGAAAAATTAGAGGAAAATATAAAAAATTTTGTAGACTCTCAAGAATATATGAGGGCAGAGAAGAAAACACCTTGTACAACCTGTGAGTATTATAATATCTGTGGAAGAGGTAGAGAGTAA
- a CDS encoding MATE family efflux transporter, whose protein sequence is MKLAKEWRENRKNFVDIIKIALPAIADLFAQTLLGFFDMIMVGKLGAVAITSVGVGNAPLNAVTPIFFAVSTGTTALVSRAYGSRDRKEGKNALAQSLILSIPISLGITLLLFIFREKTLELVGRADDMKLVMTNQYYSTVLLGMPFLCFNVVFFAAYRSISKANIPMIANILSIFSNILFNYLFIFVFDWGVMGAGIATTISRGMITCIFIYTTFFTRRFWISIPLQKLKVFDKKMSIRVLKIGIPAAIEQGVFRIGMLIFEMMVISLGTMAYTAHKIALTAESFSYNMGFGFAVAGTALVGQQLGKDSTKAAHRDALATTALAIFVMSIFGLIFFILPGTIIYMFTDDIEIKKMATIALRLVSICQPFQAVSMVLSGCLRGAGDTKAVLWITTIGMYVIRIPLTYFFLYKIDTGLSGAWIVMTIDLAFRSMACYRVFKKGKWSYVSV, encoded by the coding sequence ATGAAGTTGGCAAAGGAATGGAGAGAGAATAGGAAAAATTTTGTTGATATTATAAAAATAGCTTTACCAGCTATTGCTGACTTATTTGCACAAACATTATTAGGTTTTTTTGATATGATTATGGTTGGAAAGCTTGGAGCAGTAGCTATAACCTCTGTTGGAGTAGGAAATGCTCCATTAAATGCTGTAACTCCTATTTTTTTTGCTGTAAGTACAGGTACTACTGCTCTAGTAAGTCGTGCCTATGGTTCTAGAGATAGAAAAGAGGGGAAAAATGCCTTAGCTCAAAGTTTGATACTCTCTATTCCAATCTCTTTGGGAATCACTTTACTTCTTTTTATATTTAGAGAGAAAACATTGGAGTTAGTAGGAAGAGCAGATGATATGAAGCTAGTTATGACAAATCAATACTATTCAACAGTTCTATTGGGTATGCCATTTCTATGTTTTAATGTGGTATTCTTTGCTGCTTATAGATCGATATCTAAAGCTAATATACCAATGATAGCTAATATCTTAAGTATTTTTTCTAATATTTTATTTAACTATCTATTTATTTTTGTATTTGATTGGGGAGTTATGGGAGCTGGAATTGCTACCACTATTTCTCGTGGAATGATAACTTGTATTTTTATATATACTACATTTTTTACAAGAAGATTTTGGATATCTATCCCTTTACAAAAATTAAAAGTTTTTGATAAGAAGATGTCTATAAGAGTTTTAAAAATTGGAATACCAGCTGCTATTGAACAAGGGGTATTTAGAATTGGTATGTTGATATTTGAGATGATGGTGATATCATTAGGAACAATGGCATATACAGCTCATAAGATAGCTCTTACAGCTGAGTCATTTTCGTATAATATGGGATTTGGATTTGCTGTAGCTGGGACAGCTTTAGTAGGACAACAGTTAGGAAAAGATTCTACTAAAGCTGCTCATAGAGATGCGTTAGCAACTACAGCTTTAGCTATATTTGTTATGTCAATATTTGGATTGATATTTTTTATTTTGCCAGGAACTATTATCTATATGTTTACTGATGATATAGAAATAAAAAAAATGGCAACTATAGCTCTTAGACTTGTTTCTATTTGTCAACCTTTCCAAGCTGTATCGATGGTTCTTAGTGGTTGTCTAAGAGGAGCTGGAGATACAAAAGCTGTACTTTGGATAACTACAATAGGTATGTATGTAATAAGAATACCACTTACATATTTTTTCCTATATAAGATAGATACAGGACTTTCTGGAGCTTGGATAGTTATGACAATAGACTTGGCTTTTAGGAGTATGGCTTGTTATAGAGTATTCAAAAAAGGAAAATGGAGCTATGTAAGTGTATAG
- a CDS encoding hemolysin family protein has product MNIEIRILLLLVLIGIGVFLSISEISLASARKLKLQVMVDEGNKNAKKVMQVQDTSGNFFTAVQIGTNTVSILAGIIGENIAKPYVESIIVNFFPILSPKSNFIGGIVSFIIITALFIEFADLVPRRLAMVAPEKISTVIVTPMCMLIRVVKPLIWVFNGIANFIFELFKIPLVRDERITYDDIFAMVDAGAEAGVVQKKEHSLIENIFELESRWVSSIMTTRDSIVYLTINEKEESIKDKIANNPHSKFLVCENDIDSILGYVSSKDILPKILNGEVEGLKNIKGIYNKNLLVIPNTLTLSEALDRFNEARDDFAIILNEYGLVVGLITLNDVVNTLMGDIVHQNFDEQIIARGEGSWLIDGATSVEDVKKVLDDIEKFPEEDTYETIAGFMMYMLKSIPKKSAVVDFENYTFEVVDVDKFKIDQLLVTRKNSNENDIK; this is encoded by the coding sequence ATGAATATAGAAATTAGAATTTTATTATTGCTTGTTTTGATTGGGATAGGAGTATTTCTTTCTATCAGTGAGATATCTCTAGCATCTGCTAGAAAATTGAAGTTACAAGTTATGGTAGATGAGGGAAATAAAAATGCTAAAAAAGTTATGCAAGTTCAAGATACATCTGGAAATTTTTTTACAGCTGTTCAAATAGGAACAAATACTGTTTCAATTTTAGCTGGAATAATTGGAGAAAATATAGCTAAGCCATATGTAGAAAGCATTATAGTTAATTTTTTTCCAATTCTTTCTCCAAAATCAAATTTTATAGGTGGAATAGTATCCTTTATAATTATAACAGCTTTATTTATAGAATTTGCAGATTTGGTTCCAAGAAGACTGGCTATGGTAGCTCCAGAGAAGATATCTACAGTAATAGTAACTCCTATGTGCATGTTAATAAGGGTAGTTAAACCATTGATATGGGTATTTAATGGAATAGCAAACTTTATATTTGAACTTTTTAAAATACCACTTGTTAGAGATGAAAGAATAACTTATGATGATATATTTGCTATGGTAGATGCTGGAGCAGAAGCAGGAGTAGTACAGAAAAAAGAACACTCACTTATAGAAAATATTTTTGAATTGGAGTCAAGATGGGTATCCTCTATAATGACAACTAGAGATAGTATAGTATATTTAACTATAAATGAAAAAGAGGAGAGCATAAAGGATAAAATAGCTAATAACCCTCACTCAAAATTTTTAGTTTGTGAAAATGATATAGATTCAATTTTGGGATATGTGAGCTCTAAGGATATTCTACCTAAAATATTAAATGGAGAAGTAGAGGGATTAAAAAATATTAAAGGTATTTATAATAAAAATCTTTTAGTAATTCCAAATACTTTGACTTTGTCAGAAGCCTTAGATAGATTTAATGAAGCAAGAGATGACTTTGCTATAATTTTAAATGAATATGGATTAGTGGTGGGACTGATTACTTTAAATGACGTAGTCAATACTCTTATGGGAGATATAGTACATCAAAACTTTGATGAACAGATAATAGCAAGAGGAGAGGGTTCTTGGCTTATAGATGGAGCTACTTCAGTAGAGGATGTGAAAAAAGTTTTAGATGATATAGAAAAATTCCCTGAAGAAGATACATATGAAACTATTGCAGGATTTATGATGTATATGCTAAAAAGTATACCTAAAAAATCTGCAGTTGTAGATTTTGAAAATTATACTTTTGAAGTGGTAGATGTGGATAAATTTAAAATAGACCAACTTCTAGTTACTAGAAAGAATAGTAATGAAAATGATATTAAATAA